One window of Alteriqipengyuania lutimaris genomic DNA carries:
- a CDS encoding phytanoyl-CoA dioxygenase family protein has translation MSASATLPEIACLEEFHASLVGGGLTLSEMIGKLLLDTLGLGNQEVYRFLHQPEAPSFEAFCEWILATAGPPDPALLARYHAWLYDLPVEGDANAALLEVAALPPVLDEAALRFWDEHGYVVVPGVISPEEVAAARQLVWESLGATPEDPQSWNAAKTDGIMISVYRHPAIEAARKSARVRKAFAQLWGSENLWCTIDRIGFNPPETPERPFAGSDLHWDVSLAWPIPFGTQAVLYLTDTSEDQGAFRCVPGFHKRIHAWLDGIGAGDPRAVDLSAEEKRVAAKAGDLIIWRQDLPHGASPNRSDRPRLVQYLNYYSPDMPIRSRWR, from the coding sequence ATGAGCGCTTCCGCCACCCTCCCCGAGATTGCGTGCCTGGAGGAATTCCACGCATCGCTGGTCGGTGGCGGGCTGACGCTGAGCGAGATGATCGGCAAGCTGCTGCTCGACACGCTCGGCCTGGGCAACCAGGAGGTCTACCGCTTTCTCCACCAACCCGAAGCGCCCTCTTTCGAGGCGTTTTGCGAGTGGATCCTGGCGACGGCGGGGCCGCCCGATCCGGCACTTCTCGCACGCTACCACGCCTGGCTCTACGACCTGCCGGTGGAGGGCGACGCCAATGCCGCGCTGCTGGAGGTTGCCGCGCTGCCGCCCGTGCTCGACGAGGCCGCGCTGCGCTTCTGGGACGAACACGGCTATGTCGTGGTGCCCGGCGTCATTTCGCCCGAAGAGGTCGCTGCCGCGCGGCAGCTCGTATGGGAATCGCTCGGCGCGACGCCCGAAGATCCGCAGAGCTGGAATGCCGCGAAAACCGACGGGATCATGATCTCGGTCTATCGCCACCCGGCGATCGAGGCCGCCCGCAAGAGCGCGCGCGTGCGCAAGGCCTTCGCGCAGCTGTGGGGCAGCGAGAACCTGTGGTGCACGATCGACCGGATCGGCTTCAATCCGCCCGAAACGCCCGAGCGGCCCTTCGCCGGGTCGGACCTGCACTGGGATGTCAGTCTCGCCTGGCCGATCCCCTTCGGCACGCAGGCCGTGCTCTATCTGACCGATACGAGCGAGGATCAGGGCGCCTTCCGCTGCGTCCCCGGCTTCCACAAGCGGATCCATGCGTGGCTCGACGGGATCGGCGCGGGCGACCCGCGGGCGGTGGATCTCTCGGCAGAGGAGAAGCGTGTGGCCGCGAAGGCGGGCGATCTGATCATCTGGCGGCAGGACCTGCCGCACGGGGCGAGCCCCAACCGCTCCGACCGGCCGCGTCTGGTGCAGTATCTCAACTATTATTCGCCCGACATGCCGATCCGCAGCCGGTGGCGCTGA
- the metH gene encoding methionine synthase — protein MTTNASSSFVNIGERTNVTGSARFKKLIMNEDYETAIEVARDQVENGAQVIDVNMDEGLLDSEAAMVKFLKLMAAEPDIARVPVMIDSSKWKVIEAGLKCVSGKPIVNSISMKEGVDEFLENARKCRAYGAAVVVMAFDEDGQADTKERKIEICERAYKLLTEDGFPPEDIIFDPNIFAVATGIEEHATYGVDFIEAVRHLSKSCPHVHFSGGLSNLSFSFRGNEPVRRAMHSVFLYHAIPAGLDMAIVNAGQLDIYDDIDPELRDACEDVILNRTPANGEDATENLITLAESYKGKDAKTEKEAAEWREYPVEKRVEHALVKGIDAHIVDDTEEMRVAVKERGGKPIEVIEGPLMDGMNVVGDLFGSGKMFLPQVVKSARVMKKAVAHLFPYIEEEKDENAKGKGKIVMATVKGDVHDIGKNIVGVVLQCNGYEVIDLGVMVPWSDILEAANENNADIIGLSGLITPSLDEMVTVAEEMQKAEMSLPLLIGGATTSKVHTALKIDQAYDGPVIHVLDASRAVGVASRLLSDTQRDAYVDEVADDYETVREKRAGKGPSKLLPLAEARENAAPIDFAQKPGAPAKPGLHVFEDWSIAELRDYIDWTPFFRAWELHGNYPAILEDDVVGESARSLWDDAQKMLDRIVEENWLQARGVAGLWPCHRDGDDLVVHYKHVQDRVSKDGGTYREGAIPDLDRTNEESVRLPMLRQQVKKSRDRPNMCLADFIDPAGDWMGGFAVGIHGIDGPSKRFQEAKDDYSDILLKALADRFAEAFAEALHEKVRKDLWGYAAEEQFTNEALIKEKYRGIRPAPGYPACPDHSLKPILFDMLDAEENTGLELTESFAMFPTAAVSGLYFGHPESAYFGVATIGRDQLEDYARRRDVDIATAERWLRPNLD, from the coding sequence ATGACTACCAACGCATCCTCCAGTTTCGTCAATATCGGCGAGCGCACGAACGTGACCGGATCGGCGCGCTTCAAGAAGCTGATCATGAACGAGGATTACGAGACCGCGATCGAGGTCGCGCGCGACCAGGTCGAGAACGGCGCGCAGGTGATCGACGTCAACATGGACGAGGGGCTGCTCGATTCCGAAGCGGCGATGGTCAAGTTCCTGAAGCTGATGGCGGCCGAGCCCGATATCGCGCGCGTGCCGGTAATGATCGACAGCTCGAAATGGAAGGTGATCGAGGCTGGGCTCAAATGCGTCTCGGGCAAGCCGATCGTCAATTCGATTTCGATGAAGGAAGGCGTCGACGAATTTCTCGAAAACGCGCGCAAGTGCCGGGCCTACGGTGCGGCGGTGGTGGTGATGGCCTTCGACGAGGACGGCCAGGCCGACACCAAGGAGCGCAAGATCGAGATTTGCGAGCGCGCCTATAAACTCCTGACCGAAGACGGCTTCCCGCCCGAAGACATCATCTTCGATCCCAACATCTTCGCGGTGGCGACGGGGATCGAGGAGCACGCGACCTACGGCGTCGATTTCATCGAAGCGGTGCGGCACCTCTCCAAAAGCTGCCCGCACGTGCACTTCTCGGGCGGGCTGTCGAACCTCTCCTTCAGCTTCCGCGGCAACGAGCCGGTGCGCCGGGCGATGCACTCGGTCTTCCTCTACCATGCGATCCCCGCCGGGCTCGACATGGCGATCGTCAATGCCGGCCAGCTCGACATCTACGACGATATCGACCCCGAATTGCGCGATGCGTGCGAGGATGTGATCCTCAACCGCACGCCCGCCAACGGTGAGGATGCGACCGAGAACCTCATCACGCTGGCCGAAAGCTACAAGGGCAAGGACGCCAAGACCGAGAAGGAAGCCGCCGAATGGCGCGAATACCCGGTCGAAAAGCGGGTGGAGCATGCGCTGGTCAAGGGCATCGACGCGCATATCGTCGACGATACCGAGGAAATGCGCGTCGCGGTGAAGGAACGCGGCGGCAAGCCGATCGAGGTGATCGAAGGCCCGCTGATGGACGGCATGAACGTCGTCGGCGACCTGTTCGGTTCGGGCAAGATGTTCCTGCCGCAGGTGGTCAAGTCCGCGCGCGTCATGAAGAAGGCGGTGGCCCACCTCTTCCCCTATATCGAGGAGGAAAAGGACGAGAACGCCAAGGGCAAGGGCAAGATCGTGATGGCGACCGTGAAGGGCGACGTCCACGATATCGGCAAGAACATCGTCGGAGTCGTGCTCCAGTGCAACGGCTACGAGGTGATCGACCTCGGCGTGATGGTGCCGTGGAGCGACATCCTCGAAGCCGCGAACGAAAACAATGCCGACATCATCGGCCTGTCCGGGCTCATCACGCCCTCGCTGGACGAGATGGTGACCGTCGCCGAAGAGATGCAGAAGGCGGAAATGTCGCTGCCGCTGCTGATCGGCGGGGCCACCACCAGCAAGGTGCACACCGCCTTGAAGATCGACCAGGCCTATGACGGCCCGGTGATCCACGTGCTCGACGCGAGCCGCGCGGTCGGTGTCGCCAGCCGCCTGCTGTCGGACACGCAGCGCGATGCCTATGTCGACGAGGTCGCCGACGACTACGAGACCGTGCGCGAAAAGCGCGCGGGCAAGGGGCCGAGCAAGCTGCTGCCGCTGGCCGAAGCGCGCGAGAATGCCGCGCCGATCGACTTCGCGCAAAAGCCCGGCGCGCCCGCCAAGCCGGGCCTGCACGTGTTCGAAGACTGGTCGATCGCCGAATTGCGCGACTATATCGACTGGACGCCCTTCTTCCGCGCGTGGGAACTGCACGGCAATTATCCCGCGATCCTGGAAGACGACGTCGTGGGGGAGAGCGCGCGCAGCCTGTGGGACGATGCGCAGAAGATGCTCGACCGCATCGTGGAGGAAAACTGGCTGCAAGCACGCGGCGTTGCCGGCCTCTGGCCCTGCCACCGCGACGGGGACGACCTGGTCGTGCATTACAAGCATGTGCAGGACCGGGTGAGCAAGGACGGCGGTACCTACCGCGAAGGCGCGATTCCCGATCTCGACCGCACGAACGAGGAAAGCGTTCGCCTGCCCATGCTGCGCCAGCAGGTGAAGAAGAGCCGGGACCGGCCGAACATGTGTCTTGCGGATTTCATCGATCCCGCCGGCGACTGGATGGGCGGCTTCGCGGTCGGCATCCACGGCATCGACGGCCCCTCGAAGCGTTTCCAGGAAGCCAAGGACGATTATTCGGACATTCTGCTCAAGGCGCTGGCGGACCGCTTCGCCGAAGCCTTTGCGGAAGCGCTGCACGAAAAGGTCCGCAAGGATCTGTGGGGCTATGCCGCCGAAGAGCAGTTCACCAACGAAGCGCTGATCAAGGAAAAGTATCGCGGCATCCGGCCCGCGCCGGGCTACCCTGCATGTCCCGACCACTCGCTCAAACCGATCCTGTTCGACATGCTCGATGCCGAGGAAAATACGGGACTCGAATTGACAGAGAGCTTTGCGATGTTCCCAACCGCAGCGGTCAGCGGGCTGTATTTCGGCCATCCCGAAAGCGCCTATTTCGGCGTCGCCACGATCGGGCGCGACCAGCTCGAGGACTACGCCCGGCGCCGCGACGTGGATATCGCGACCGCCGAACGCTGGCTGCGGCCCAATCTCGACTGA
- a CDS encoding homocysteine S-methyltransferase family protein codes for MSQQSAAQALRKAASERVLVFDGGYGTGIQNRKLSEADYAGDLGLDADQKGNNDLLNLTRPDVIRDIHREYLEAGADMVETNTFSSTSIALADYKAEHLVREVNLAGAKVAREAADAAQEKDGRRRFVAGAIGPTNKTLSLSPDVEDPGFREVDFDQMLGVYREQCDALIEGGVDFILIETIFDTLNAKVAAMAAQQAAQAAGREVPIMLSFTITDNSGRNLSGHTVEAFWHAVRHAQPIAVGVNCSFGADKLRPHLAALSRQADTLILAYPNAGLPNDLGEYDQEADETAELVGVWFKENLVNIVGGCCGTTPAHIAAIANAAKNAEPRTIPEVERKTRLAGLEPFTMAA; via the coding sequence ATGAGCCAGCAATCAGCCGCACAGGCCCTGCGCAAGGCCGCCAGCGAGCGCGTGCTCGTATTCGACGGGGGCTACGGCACGGGCATCCAGAACCGCAAGCTGTCCGAAGCGGACTATGCGGGCGATCTGGGCCTCGACGCCGACCAGAAGGGCAATAACGACCTGCTCAACCTGACCCGGCCCGACGTGATCCGCGATATCCACCGCGAATATCTCGAAGCGGGCGCCGACATGGTCGAGACCAACACCTTCAGTTCCACCAGCATCGCGCTCGCCGATTACAAGGCCGAGCATCTGGTACGCGAGGTGAACCTTGCCGGCGCCAAGGTCGCGCGCGAGGCGGCCGATGCCGCGCAGGAGAAGGACGGCCGCCGCCGCTTCGTCGCCGGAGCGATCGGGCCGACCAACAAGACGCTCTCGCTCAGCCCCGATGTCGAGGACCCCGGCTTTCGCGAGGTCGATTTCGACCAGATGCTGGGCGTCTATCGCGAACAGTGCGACGCGCTGATAGAGGGCGGGGTGGACTTCATCCTGATCGAGACGATCTTCGACACGCTTAACGCCAAGGTCGCGGCGATGGCGGCGCAGCAGGCGGCACAGGCGGCGGGGCGCGAAGTGCCGATCATGCTCAGCTTCACGATCACCGACAATTCGGGCCGCAACCTGTCGGGCCACACGGTCGAGGCGTTCTGGCACGCGGTGCGCCATGCGCAGCCGATCGCGGTCGGCGTGAACTGCTCCTTCGGGGCGGACAAGCTGCGCCCGCACCTCGCCGCGCTGTCGCGCCAGGCCGACACGCTGATCCTCGCCTATCCCAACGCGGGCCTCCCCAACGATCTGGGCGAATACGACCAGGAAGCGGACGAGACCGCCGAGCTCGTGGGCGTGTGGTTCAAGGAAAACCTCGTCAACATCGTCGGCGGCTGCTGCGGCACCACGCCCGCGCATATCGCGGCCATCGCCAATGCGGCGAAGAACGCAGAGCCGCGCACCATTCCCGAAGTCGAGCGCAAGACGCGCCTCGCCGGGCTCGAACCTTTCACCATGGCGGCCTGA
- the metF gene encoding methylenetetrahydrofolate reductase [NAD(P)H]: MTAQSTPALDPREEQARAKKDPLFSGLPGDIDVSFEFFPPKNEKMEKSLWDAVQELKPLDPHFVSVTYGAGGSTRERTHKTVERIIAEAGLPAAAHLTCVNASRRETQKIAEKYWEAGVRHIVALRGDMPQEDGSLGPFKPHPDGYNSAEELVHGLKEVADFEISVSAYPEMHPDAKSQQDEIDYLKRKIDAGADRAITQFFFSPNTFFDYLEKTDKAGIDVPIVPGVLPITNVSKARQFAGQNGAEFPDWMEGVFEGLDDRPSARKLVAATVAAEMCRRLYAGGIRHYHFYTLNRADLAYSICHLLGMRPQDGAGAKEKAA; this comes from the coding sequence ATGACGGCCCAATCCACCCCTGCGCTCGATCCCCGCGAGGAACAGGCGCGCGCCAAGAAGGACCCGCTGTTCAGCGGGTTGCCCGGCGATATCGACGTCAGTTTCGAATTCTTCCCGCCGAAGAACGAGAAGATGGAGAAATCGCTGTGGGACGCGGTGCAGGAGCTCAAGCCGCTCGATCCGCATTTCGTCTCCGTCACTTACGGGGCGGGCGGCTCCACGCGCGAACGGACCCACAAGACCGTGGAGCGGATCATTGCCGAAGCGGGCCTGCCTGCCGCCGCGCACCTCACCTGCGTCAATGCCTCGCGCAGGGAAACGCAGAAGATCGCGGAGAAATACTGGGAAGCGGGCGTGCGCCACATCGTCGCGCTGCGCGGCGACATGCCGCAGGAGGATGGCTCGCTCGGACCCTTCAAGCCGCACCCGGATGGGTACAACAGCGCCGAGGAACTGGTCCATGGCCTCAAGGAAGTCGCCGACTTCGAAATCTCGGTCAGCGCCTACCCCGAGATGCATCCGGACGCGAAGAGCCAGCAGGACGAGATCGATTACCTGAAGCGCAAGATCGATGCGGGCGCAGACCGGGCGATCACGCAGTTCTTCTTCTCGCCCAACACCTTCTTCGACTATCTCGAGAAGACCGACAAGGCGGGCATCGACGTGCCCATCGTGCCGGGCGTGCTGCCGATCACCAACGTGAGCAAGGCGCGCCAGTTCGCGGGCCAGAACGGCGCCGAATTCCCCGACTGGATGGAAGGCGTGTTCGAAGGGCTGGACGACCGCCCCTCGGCCCGCAAGCTCGTCGCCGCGACGGTGGCCGCCGAGATGTGCCGCCGCCTCTATGCCGGCGGGATCCGCCACTACCACTTCTACACGCTCAACCGCGCCGACCTCGCCTATTCGATCTGCCACCTGCTGGGCATGAGGCCGCAGGATGGCGCCGGCGCCAAGGAGAAAGCCGCATGA
- a CDS encoding ArsR/SmtB family transcription factor has protein sequence MRTEAILRSLGDNTRLRIMRLLGTMELAVGELSQVLQQSQPRVSRHASILCDAGLAVRRREGSWIYLRAASENAGGSPLSAAIARFLSTAEREDEEFAAQCEEDRRQLAAIREAREGKAAEWFEEHAGEWDDLRRRHSPDDQVEAALRKALAGEPLGEMLDIGTGTGRMAELFGEDASRIVALDKSLEMLRVARAKLQHLPAEQIELVQGDFLSLPFEAARFDTVLLHQVLHYATDPMIALREAARVLRTGGRIAIVDFAAHNHEELRERFQHTRLGFEDDQLAGALEQSGFETAPPVALEGETLVVKIWVARRVGALKAQAPKRKAAR, from the coding sequence ATGCGCACCGAAGCCATCCTGCGGTCTCTCGGAGACAACACCCGGCTGCGGATCATGCGGCTGCTCGGGACGATGGAGCTTGCCGTTGGCGAGCTGTCGCAGGTGCTCCAGCAAAGCCAGCCGCGCGTCTCGCGCCACGCCTCGATCCTGTGCGATGCGGGGCTGGCGGTGCGGCGACGCGAAGGCAGCTGGATTTACCTGCGCGCGGCGAGCGAGAACGCAGGCGGCTCTCCGCTCAGCGCGGCCATCGCGCGGTTCCTTTCGACGGCCGAGCGCGAGGACGAGGAGTTCGCCGCGCAGTGCGAGGAAGACCGTCGCCAGCTGGCCGCGATCCGCGAGGCGCGCGAGGGGAAGGCCGCCGAATGGTTCGAGGAACATGCCGGCGAATGGGATGACCTGCGCCGGCGGCACAGTCCGGACGACCAGGTCGAAGCCGCGCTACGCAAGGCGCTTGCGGGCGAACCGCTGGGCGAAATGCTCGATATCGGCACCGGCACCGGCCGCATGGCGGAGCTGTTCGGAGAGGATGCCTCGCGGATCGTCGCGCTCGACAAGAGCCTCGAGATGCTGCGGGTCGCGCGCGCCAAGCTGCAGCACCTTCCTGCGGAGCAGATCGAGCTGGTGCAGGGCGACTTCCTGTCGCTGCCCTTCGAGGCCGCCCGTTTCGACACCGTGCTGCTGCACCAGGTGCTCCATTACGCCACCGATCCGATGATCGCGCTGCGCGAGGCGGCGCGCGTGCTGCGCACCGGCGGGCGGATCGCGATCGTCGATTTCGCCGCACACAATCATGAGGAACTGCGCGAACGGTTCCAGCATACCCGGCTCGGCTTCGAGGACGACCAGCTTGCCGGTGCACTCGAACAGTCCGGTTTCGAAACCGCGCCACCCGTCGCGCTCGAAGGCGAGACGCTGGTCGTGAAAATCTGGGTCGCGCGCCGTGTCGGCGCGCTGAAGGCCCAAGCTCCAAAACGAAAGGCGGCACGATGA
- a CDS encoding flavin reductase family protein has product MIDQSAFRDALGTFVTGVTIVTTYDTEGRPTGLTANSFNSVSLDPPMVLWSLSLGSRNLPVFRTAKAWAVHILAADQQDLSNRFASRGADKFGDLNCGDGPEGAPRIEGCAARFGCNAKFEYEGGDHAIFLGEVVDFERTSAEPLIYHGGRYGRVMPEGEAPSDADTTRLLSQGYVMRTPEGLRLSEAGAAQLRLLRQIENG; this is encoded by the coding sequence GTGATCGATCAATCCGCCTTTCGCGATGCTCTCGGCACATTCGTGACCGGCGTCACCATCGTGACGACCTACGACACGGAAGGTCGCCCCACCGGGCTGACCGCCAACAGCTTCAATTCGGTCTCGCTCGACCCGCCGATGGTGTTGTGGAGTCTGTCGCTCGGCAGCCGTAATCTGCCGGTCTTCCGGACCGCGAAAGCCTGGGCTGTCCACATCCTCGCCGCCGACCAGCAGGACCTGTCCAACCGCTTCGCCAGCCGCGGGGCGGACAAGTTCGGCGATCTGAATTGCGGCGACGGACCCGAGGGCGCGCCGCGGATCGAGGGCTGTGCGGCGCGATTCGGTTGCAATGCCAAGTTCGAATATGAGGGCGGCGACCATGCCATCTTCCTCGGCGAAGTGGTCGATTTCGAGCGGACCTCCGCCGAACCGCTGATCTATCACGGCGGGCGCTACGGCCGGGTCATGCCCGAAGGCGAGGCGCCTTCCGACGCCGACACGACACGGCTCCTCTCGCAAGGCTACGTCATGCGCACGCCCGAGGGCCTGCGGCTGAGCGAGGCGGGGGCGGCGCAGTTGCGCCTGCTGCGCCAGATCGAGAACGGCTAG
- a CDS encoding S-(hydroxymethyl)glutathione dehydrogenase/class III alcohol dehydrogenase, with protein sequence MKTRAAVAFEAKQPLEIVELDLEGPKPGEVLIEIKATGICHTDAYTLDGLDSEGLFPSVLGHEGAGIVREVGAGVTSVKEGDHVIPLYTPECRQCKMCLSGKTNLCSAIRETQGKGLMPDGTTRFSYKGKPIYHYMGCSTFSNYTVLPEIAVAKIREDAPFHTSCYIGCGVTTGVGAVVNTADVRPGDNVVVFGLGGIGLNVIQGARMAGADRIVGVDINPDKKPYAEHFGMTDFVNPNEVDDVVAHLVKMLDGGADYSFDCTGNTDVMRQALECCHKGWGTSIIIGVAEAGKTIETRPFQLVTGRNWRGTAFGGAKGRTDVPKIVDWYMDGKIQIDPMITHVMKLEEINKAFDLMHSGESIRSVVVYD encoded by the coding sequence ATGAAAACCCGCGCCGCCGTCGCCTTCGAAGCCAAGCAGCCGCTCGAGATCGTCGAACTGGACCTCGAAGGCCCCAAGCCGGGCGAGGTGCTGATCGAGATCAAGGCGACCGGAATCTGCCACACCGATGCCTACACGCTCGACGGGCTCGACAGCGAAGGCCTGTTCCCCAGCGTGCTCGGCCATGAGGGCGCTGGGATCGTGCGCGAAGTCGGCGCGGGCGTGACAAGCGTGAAGGAGGGCGATCACGTGATCCCGCTCTACACGCCCGAATGCCGCCAGTGCAAAATGTGCCTCTCGGGCAAGACCAACCTGTGCAGCGCGATCCGCGAGACGCAGGGCAAAGGCCTGATGCCCGATGGCACGACGCGCTTCTCCTACAAGGGCAAGCCGATCTACCACTACATGGGCTGCTCGACCTTCTCGAACTACACCGTTTTGCCCGAAATCGCGGTCGCCAAGATCCGCGAGGACGCGCCGTTCCACACCAGCTGCTACATCGGCTGCGGCGTGACGACCGGCGTCGGCGCGGTGGTCAACACCGCCGATGTGCGTCCGGGCGACAATGTCGTCGTCTTCGGCCTCGGCGGGATCGGGCTCAACGTGATCCAGGGCGCGCGCATGGCGGGGGCCGACCGGATCGTGGGCGTCGACATCAATCCCGACAAGAAGCCCTATGCCGAACATTTCGGGATGACCGATTTCGTCAATCCGAATGAGGTCGACGACGTGGTCGCGCATCTCGTCAAGATGCTCGACGGCGGGGCGGATTATAGCTTCGACTGCACGGGCAATACCGATGTGATGCGCCAGGCGCTGGAATGCTGCCACAAGGGCTGGGGCACCAGCATCATCATCGGCGTGGCAGAGGCCGGCAAGACGATCGAGACACGCCCCTTCCAGCTCGTGACCGGCCGCAACTGGCGCGGGACCGCGTTCGGCGGCGCCAAGGGCCGCACCGACGTGCCCAAGATCGTCGACTGGTACATGGACGGCAAGATCCAGATCGACCCGATGATCACCCACGTCATGAAGCTTGAAGAAATCAACAAAGCCTTCGACCTGATGCATTCGGGCGAAAGCATCCGCTCGGTGGTGGTGTACGACTGA
- a CDS encoding cupin domain-containing protein, with protein MAQAAPTKVNLAEKFEQFDEHWAPRIAGRYNGNEIRLARASGDFQWHSHPDTDELFIVIEGTLMMEFRDRTETLGPGEMIVVPRGVEHFPRVPDGEAKLLIIDPADTANTGDPATAFTPTEI; from the coding sequence ATGGCGCAGGCGGCGCCCACGAAGGTCAACCTGGCTGAGAAATTCGAGCAGTTCGACGAGCACTGGGCGCCGCGGATCGCCGGAAGGTACAACGGCAACGAAATCCGGCTGGCCAGGGCATCGGGCGATTTCCAGTGGCACAGCCATCCCGATACCGACGAACTGTTCATCGTGATCGAGGGCACGCTCATGATGGAATTTCGCGACCGCACCGAAACTCTCGGTCCCGGCGAGATGATCGTCGTGCCGCGCGGGGTCGAGCATTTCCCGCGCGTGCCGGACGGCGAAGCCAAGCTGCTCATCATCGACCCGGCGGACACCGCCAATACCGGCGATCCGGCCACCGCATTCACTCCCACGGAGATTTAG
- the fghA gene encoding S-formylglutathione hydrolase, translating into MTIETVSENRSHGGTQGVYRHKSTTTGTDMTFSVFVPEHEEGAKLPVLWYLSGLTCTHANVTEKGEYRAACAEQGIIFVAPDTSPRGEGVADDDSFDMGQGAGFYVDATQEPWTPHFMMRSYVEEELPALIARQFPVDMMRQGITGHSMGGHGALTIGLRNPETFRSISAFAPIASPLNCPWGQKALSGYLGDDRAAWREYDACALIEDGARAEALLVDQGTGDQFLEEQLKPELLADECEKAGIPLTLTMREGYDHSYYFISSFMADHVAWHAQRLKA; encoded by the coding sequence ATGACGATAGAAACCGTCAGCGAAAACCGCAGTCATGGCGGCACGCAGGGCGTATACCGCCATAAGTCGACCACGACCGGCACCGACATGACCTTCTCGGTCTTCGTGCCCGAGCATGAGGAGGGCGCGAAGCTTCCGGTGCTGTGGTATCTCTCCGGCCTCACCTGCACGCACGCCAATGTGACCGAGAAGGGCGAATATCGCGCCGCCTGCGCCGAACAGGGCATCATCTTCGTCGCGCCCGACACCAGCCCTCGTGGCGAGGGCGTGGCGGACGACGATTCCTTCGACATGGGTCAGGGTGCAGGCTTCTACGTCGATGCGACGCAGGAACCGTGGACGCCGCATTTCATGATGCGCAGCTATGTCGAAGAAGAACTCCCTGCCCTGATCGCCCGACAATTCCCCGTCGACATGATGCGGCAGGGAATCACCGGCCACTCGATGGGCGGCCACGGCGCGCTGACGATCGGGCTGCGCAATCCCGAAACATTCCGTTCGATCAGCGCCTTTGCGCCGATCGCCAGCCCGCTGAACTGCCCGTGGGGCCAGAAGGCGCTGTCGGGATATCTCGGCGATGATCGCGCTGCGTGGCGGGAATATGATGCCTGCGCGCTAATCGAAGACGGGGCGCGCGCCGAGGCGCTGCTGGTGGATCAGGGCACGGGCGACCAGTTTCTGGAAGAACAGCTCAAGCCCGAATTGCTCGCCGACGAATGCGAGAAGGCCGGCATCCCGCTCACGCTCACCATGCGCGAGGGATACGACCATTCCTATTATTTCATCTCGAGCTTCATGGCCGATCACGTGGCGTGGCACGCGCAGCGCCTGAAAGCCTAG